From Ptychodera flava strain L36383 chromosome 2, AS_Pfla_20210202, whole genome shotgun sequence, the proteins below share one genomic window:
- the LOC139152259 gene encoding uncharacterized protein isoform X1, protein MERILRELGLGNLLQKFLDERVDPKVVISLSDGQLERLGVSTIGDRSRLRSKCESTVAPDESAAEEANVSDPIASSSVGLRSNLRRNISRERTLLFTPSRISAVNNVRRGRTRRDIKQKVRSWTATFLCLADRNTERAPSMPEKVILNNAGLGIKKIRFNADDDEETVLEKITSEDEGFPQLKSCGGFEMMSCQVGTKKLKVLDCSWSVSALRKNLCGQAKIYIRPIQKNLTTTPIESAVDVTEAKEKCMGCKKEFKIRELRSHLWDCTAIFDTSSDDEYEPVSSRPVQATDTSAGPSFEPVTLPNDRNEAIDLTDGDGQHHLPEPQASAFQEPRDNTGNDIHVQEIDIGQSVTAYTEYSVDDIVDQTVQYCQSHNISNPVEVLRYYQMIMVKGRPLEVEDPQQCESGQTNFIMIDRSNLLATAFDEIQAITNYRITLEVEFYGEQARDYGGPRKEFFRLTLKEIKDKYFDDGLKEHLATDYKVIGIIMGLSIIQNGKIPEFLGEDTLQELIHGSVQPSRCITNLKDGLNKLGICLLCCKIPTFVHLLRPNESSALTIKKTISLFSVDFSPEGSNNRMYENKVYSLFLKYLREVASGRRGSLTLNHILQFATGTDEEPVLGFTIRPSIVFIEVETSFIPTANTCINSMHLPRPNNSSDLPSQDKLFELYDLAFVNAFFGNI, encoded by the exons ATGGAACGGATTTTACGTGAGCTGGGACTCGGAAATCTCTTGCAGAAATTCCTAGACGAACGAGTCGATCCTAAAGTAGTGATCTCGTTATCAGATGGGCAGTTGGAGCGTCTTGGCGTGAGCACGATTGGTGATCGTTCGAGACTCAGGAGTAAGTGTGAGAGCACAGTTGCACCGGACGAGAGTGCGGCGGAAGAGGCAAATGTAAGTGATCCAATCGCTTCTAGCAGTGTAGGCCTACGGTCAAATTTGCGACGAAATATATCGCGCGAAAGGACACTTCTTTTCACTCCAAGTCGTATTTCCGCAGTAAACAATGTCAGACGAGGGCGGACACGGAGAGACATCAAACAGAAAGTTCGATCGTGGACTGCAACATTCTTGTGTTTAGCTGATCGAAATACAGAAAGAGCACCATCCATGCCTGAAAAGGTGATTCTCAACAATGCGGGCCTTGGAATTAAGAAAATCAGATTCAATGCAGACGATGATGAAGAGACGGTACTGGAGAAAATAACTTCCGAAGATGAGGGATTTCCTCAGCTTAAAAGTTGTGGGGGTTTTGAAATGATGTCTTGCCAGGTCGGCACGAAGAAACTAAAGGTTCTGGATTGTTCGTGGTCTGTGAGTGCGTTACGGAAAAATTTATGTGGCCAGGCTAAAATATACATTCGCCCTATACAGAAAAACTTAACTACAACGCCAATTGAATCGGCAGTCGATGTAACAGAGGCCAAGGAAAAGTGTATGGGATGTAAAAAAGAGTTCAAGATCCGCGAATTGAGATCACATCTATGGGATTGCACGGCTATATTTGACACTAGCAGTGATGACGAGTATGAGCCAGTATCATCGCGCCCAGTTCAAGCAACAGATACTAGTGCGGGGCCAAGTTTTGAGCCTGTGACCCTGCCAAACGATAGAAATGAAGCTATTGATCTCACTGACGGAGACGGTCAACACCACCTTCCCGAACCTCAG GCATCAGCTTTCCAAGAACCAAGGGACAACACAGgaaatgacatacatgtacaagagATTGACATTGGACAATCCGTCACTGCATACACAGAATATAGTGTAGATGATATTGTTGATCAAACAGTACAGTACTGCCAATCCCACAACATTTCCAATCCTGTGGAAGTGCTGAGATATTACCAGATGATAATGGTGAAGGGAAGACCACTGGAAGTAGAGGATCCACAACAGTGTGAAAGTGGGCAAACTAACTTTATAATGATAGATAGAAGCAATTTACTTGCCACTGCGTTTGATGAGATACAAGCAATCACTAATTATCGTATTACTCTGGAGGTAGAATTTTATGGGGAG CAAGCTCGTGATTATGGTGGGCCAAGGAAGGAGTTCTTCCGCCTGACTCTCAAAGAGATAAAGGACAAGTACTTTGATGATGGTTTAAAGGAACACCTTGCTACTGATTACAAAGTTATTGGTATTATCATGG GACTTAGTATCATTCAAAATGGAAAGATTCCAGAGTTCCTTGGGGAAGACACTCTCCAGGAACTTATCCATGGAAGTGTTCAACCTTCCCGTTGCATTACTAACCTCAAAGATGGTTTAAATAAGTTAGGAATATGCCTG CTTTGCTGTAAGATCCCAACATTTGTTCACCTGCTACGCCCTAATGAGTCCAGTGCACTGACCATTAAGAAGACTATTTCACTATTTAGTGTTGATTTTAGTCCTGAGGGTTCAAACAATAGAATGTATGAAAACAAAGTCTATTCTTTGTTCCTCAAGTACCTGAGAGAAGTTGCAA gTGGTAGAAGAGGATCTCTGACTCTCAATCACATACTTCAGTTTGCCACAGGAACTGATGAGGAACCAGTGCTGGGATTTACAATCCGTCCTTCCATAGTTTTTATAGAAGTAGAGACATCCTTTATTCCAACTGCAAACACTTGCATCAATAGTATGCATTTACCAAGACCTAACAACAGTAGTGATCTTCCTTCTCAAGATAAATTATTCGAATTGTATGACTTGGCATTTGTAAATGCGTTCTTTGGCAATATCTAA
- the LOC139152259 gene encoding uncharacterized protein isoform X2, which produces MERILRELGLGNLLQKFLDERVDPKVVISLSDGQLERLGVSTIGDRSRLRSKCESTVAPDESAAEEANVSDPIASSSVGLRSNLRRNISRERTLLFTPSRISAVNNVRRGRTRRDIKQKVRSWTATFLCLADRNTERAPSMPEKVILNNAGLGIKKIRFNADDDEETVLEKITSEDEGFPQLKSCGGFEMMSCQVGTKKLKVLDCSWSVSALRKNLCGQAKIYIRPIQKNLTTTPIESAVDVTEAKEKCMGCKKEFKIRELRSHLWDCTAIFDTSSDDEYEPVSSRPVQATDTSAGPSFEPVTLPNDRNEAIDLTDGDGQHHLPEPQQARDYGGPRKEFFRLTLKEIKDKYFDDGLKEHLATDYKVIGIIMGLSIIQNGKIPEFLGEDTLQELIHGSVQPSRCITNLKDGLNKLGICLLCCKIPTFVHLLRPNESSALTIKKTISLFSVDFSPEGSNNRMYENKVYSLFLKYLREVASGRRGSLTLNHILQFATGTDEEPVLGFTIRPSIVFIEVETSFIPTANTCINSMHLPRPNNSSDLPSQDKLFELYDLAFVNAFFGNI; this is translated from the exons ATGGAACGGATTTTACGTGAGCTGGGACTCGGAAATCTCTTGCAGAAATTCCTAGACGAACGAGTCGATCCTAAAGTAGTGATCTCGTTATCAGATGGGCAGTTGGAGCGTCTTGGCGTGAGCACGATTGGTGATCGTTCGAGACTCAGGAGTAAGTGTGAGAGCACAGTTGCACCGGACGAGAGTGCGGCGGAAGAGGCAAATGTAAGTGATCCAATCGCTTCTAGCAGTGTAGGCCTACGGTCAAATTTGCGACGAAATATATCGCGCGAAAGGACACTTCTTTTCACTCCAAGTCGTATTTCCGCAGTAAACAATGTCAGACGAGGGCGGACACGGAGAGACATCAAACAGAAAGTTCGATCGTGGACTGCAACATTCTTGTGTTTAGCTGATCGAAATACAGAAAGAGCACCATCCATGCCTGAAAAGGTGATTCTCAACAATGCGGGCCTTGGAATTAAGAAAATCAGATTCAATGCAGACGATGATGAAGAGACGGTACTGGAGAAAATAACTTCCGAAGATGAGGGATTTCCTCAGCTTAAAAGTTGTGGGGGTTTTGAAATGATGTCTTGCCAGGTCGGCACGAAGAAACTAAAGGTTCTGGATTGTTCGTGGTCTGTGAGTGCGTTACGGAAAAATTTATGTGGCCAGGCTAAAATATACATTCGCCCTATACAGAAAAACTTAACTACAACGCCAATTGAATCGGCAGTCGATGTAACAGAGGCCAAGGAAAAGTGTATGGGATGTAAAAAAGAGTTCAAGATCCGCGAATTGAGATCACATCTATGGGATTGCACGGCTATATTTGACACTAGCAGTGATGACGAGTATGAGCCAGTATCATCGCGCCCAGTTCAAGCAACAGATACTAGTGCGGGGCCAAGTTTTGAGCCTGTGACCCTGCCAAACGATAGAAATGAAGCTATTGATCTCACTGACGGAGACGGTCAACACCACCTTCCCGAACCTCAG CAAGCTCGTGATTATGGTGGGCCAAGGAAGGAGTTCTTCCGCCTGACTCTCAAAGAGATAAAGGACAAGTACTTTGATGATGGTTTAAAGGAACACCTTGCTACTGATTACAAAGTTATTGGTATTATCATGG GACTTAGTATCATTCAAAATGGAAAGATTCCAGAGTTCCTTGGGGAAGACACTCTCCAGGAACTTATCCATGGAAGTGTTCAACCTTCCCGTTGCATTACTAACCTCAAAGATGGTTTAAATAAGTTAGGAATATGCCTG CTTTGCTGTAAGATCCCAACATTTGTTCACCTGCTACGCCCTAATGAGTCCAGTGCACTGACCATTAAGAAGACTATTTCACTATTTAGTGTTGATTTTAGTCCTGAGGGTTCAAACAATAGAATGTATGAAAACAAAGTCTATTCTTTGTTCCTCAAGTACCTGAGAGAAGTTGCAA gTGGTAGAAGAGGATCTCTGACTCTCAATCACATACTTCAGTTTGCCACAGGAACTGATGAGGAACCAGTGCTGGGATTTACAATCCGTCCTTCCATAGTTTTTATAGAAGTAGAGACATCCTTTATTCCAACTGCAAACACTTGCATCAATAGTATGCATTTACCAAGACCTAACAACAGTAGTGATCTTCCTTCTCAAGATAAATTATTCGAATTGTATGACTTGGCATTTGTAAATGCGTTCTTTGGCAATATCTAA